The Pseudomonas entomophila genome segment TGCTACCCGGCGCCACCGGCCTGCAGCTTTTCACCCAGGACTGGCGGGTAACCCGCAAGCTCGACGCCGACCTGCGCCGCATGGAGCAGGAATACATCGTCCAGGTCAGCGGCCAAGCCAAGCCCGGGGCACTGGAGCGTCTCGCCCGCGGCGTCGAGCGCAAGGGCGTGGAGCTGCCACGGGCCAAGGCCAGCTGGCAGAACGAACAGCACTTGCGCATGGTCCTGAAGAACCCGCAACCGGGGCTGATCGAACAACTGTGCGAGACCGCTGGGCTGAAGGTCCTGGCCATGCGCCGCATCCGCTTGGGCGGCGTGTCGATGGGCAAGCTTGTGCCTGGGCAGTGGCGCTACCTGGCCGCCACCGAACGTTTCTAGCCTCACCGCCGCGCCCCGACTGGCGCGGCACCTGAACAGGATTTGCTGCAATGAACCACAACGATGTACTGCGCAGCCTGCGCTACATGCTCAAGGCCAACGACCAGAAGATGGCCGAGATCATCAAGCTCTCCGGCCTGGAGGTCACCGCCGAGGCCATCGCCGGCTACGTGAAGAAGGAAGAAGAACCGGGCTTCGTGCGCTGCCCGGAAAAAGTCATGGCGCATTTTCTAGACGGCCTGGTGATCCACCGTCGCGGGCGTGACGACAGCCGTGCGCCGCAACCCATCGAAGTGCCAGTGACCAACAACACTGTGTTGAAGAAACTGCGGGTGGCTTTTGAATTGAAGGAAGATGACCTGCACGCGGTACTCAAGTCGGTGAACTTCCCAGTCTCGAAACCCGAGCTCAGCGCCCTGTTCCGCAAGGTCGGCCATGACAACTACCGTCCCTGCGGCGACCAGCTGCTGCGCAACTTCCTCAAGGGCCTGACACTTCGCGTGCGCGGCTGACTGGCGATGCAGTATACGGTCTCGCCGGTCGGCATCGTCCGCTCCTGCTTCAAGGAGAAGTTCGCCATCCCGCGCCAACCGCAGCTGGCGCCTGCTGCCCGTGGCGTGCTGGAGCTGTTGCCGCCGTTCGATAATGGCGATGCGGTGGCGGGCCTGGAGCAGGTCAGCCATGTCTGGCTGCTGTTCCTCTTCCATGAAGCGCTGGAGGACAAGCCACGGCTGAAAGTGCGGCCACCCCGCCTGGGCGGCAACAAGAGCATGGGGGTGTTTGCCACCCGGGCCACCCACCGCCCCAATGGCATCGGGCAGTCGGTAGTACGCCTGGAGGGTGTCGAGCCCGGGCGTTTGCTGCTATCGGGTATCGACCTGCTGGACGGTACTCCCGTACTGGATATCAAACCTTATGTGCCCTATGCCGACAGCATTGCCGGTGCGAGTAACCTGATGGCCAACGATGCACCAGGGGCGATCGCCGTCGAATGGAGCGAGAGCGCCCTGCCCCAGGCCCATGATCAGGCACAGCGTCTGCAAGAACCACTGGTGGCACTGATCGAGCAATGCCTGGCACAGGATCCTCGACCGGCCTATCAAGTGCCACCGGCGGAACGGATTTATGGGGTGAAGTTCTGGGATGTGCAGGTCAGGTGGCATTACCCACAACCGGATCGGATCCGGGTGTTGGAAGTGGTCCGGGAAGGCTGAAGCCCATCTGTTTGCAGGCCCGGCCCTTTAGCCGGCAAGCCGGGCCGGCGAATGAACCTTCACTGGCAACCGCGATCTCGCAGGCATAAAAAACGCAGGCCCAGGCCTGCGTTTTTGCGTTTACCGCGATTCGCCTTACTTCTCGACGAACGCACGCTCGATCAGGTAGTCACCCGGCTCGCGCATGCGCGGGGAGATCTTCAGGCCGAAGCTGTCCAGCACTTCGCTGGTCTCGTCGAGCATGCTCGGGCTGCCGCAGATCATGGCGCGGTCGTCCTGCGGGTTGATCGGTGGCAGGCCGATATCGCTGAACAGCTTGCCGCTGCGCATCAGGTCGGTCAGGCGGCCCTGGTTCTCGAATGGTTCGCGGGTCACGGTCGGGTAGTAGATCAGCTTGTCGCGCACGGACTCGCCGAAGAACTCGTTCTGTGGCAGGTGCTCAGTGATGAACTCGCGGTAGGCAACCTCATTCACATAGCGCACGCCGTGGACCAGGATCACCTTCTCGAAGCGCTCGTAGGTTTCCGGGTCTTGGATGACGCTCATGAACGGCGCCAGCCCAGTGCCGGTGCTCAGCAGGTACAGGTGCTTGCCAGGGTTCAGGTCGTCGAGCACCAGAGTGCCTGTGGGCTTCTTGCTGATGATGATCTCGTCGCCCTCTTTCAGGTGCTGCAGCTGAGAGGTCAGCGGGCCATCCGGCACCTTGATGCTGAAGAACTCCAGGTGCTCTTCCCAGTTCGGCGAGGCGATCGAATAGGCGCGCATGAGCGGACGGCCGCTATCCTGCTGCAGGCCGATCATCACGAACTGACCGTTCTCGAAGCGCAGGCCCGGGTCGCGGGTGCACTTGAAGCTGAACAGGGTGTCGTTCCAGTGGTGCACACTGAGGACACGTTCGTGGTTCATGTTGCTCATCTAAGGGGCTCCTGAAGAAAGACGCGGCGCGCGCAAGACGCGCAGTTGCGCGATAGTTTAGGGGCAGCGACAATATCTGTTAACTGAATTATCAAGATATGTGTTATCGGTTATATAGATATGCGATTCACACTCCGTCAACTTCAGGTCTTCGTCGCCGTCGCCCAACACCAGAGCGTATCTCGGGCCGCCGGCGTGCTGGCCTTGTCACAATCGGCTGCCAGCACCTCTATCACCGAACTGGAGCGGCAATCCAGCTGCCAGTTGTTCGACCGCGCCGGCAAGCGCCTGAGCCTCAACGCCCTTGGCCATCAGTTGCTGCCCCAGGCGGTCGCCCTGCTCGACCAGGCCAAGGAAATCGAGGACCTGCTCAACGGCAAGTCGGGGTTTGGCTCTCTGGCGGTCGGCGCCACCCTGACCATCGGCAATTACCTAGCCACCCTGCTGATCGGCAGTTTCATGCAGGTGCACCCGGAAAGCCAGGTCAAGCTGCACGTGCAGAACACCGCACATATCGTGCATCAAGTCGCCCACTACGAAATTGACCTGGGTCTAATCGAGGGCGACTGCCACCATCCCGACCTCGAAGTTCAGCCTTGGGTCGAGGATGAACTGGTAGTGTTCTGCGCCCCGCAGCACCCCCTGGCCAAGGTCGGCCACGCCGATATGGCGCAATTGGCCAACGAGGCGTGGATACTTCGTGAACAGGGTTCGGGCACCCGGTTGACCTTTGACCAAGCCATGCGCCATCACCGCGCCAACCTGAACATCCGCCTGGAGCTGGAACACACCGAAGCGATCAAGCGCGCGGTCGAGTCAGGCCTGGGGATTGGTTGCATCTCACGCCTGGCGCTGCGTGACGCCTTCCGGCGCGGCAGCCTGGTGCCGGTGGAAACCCCGGCACTGGACCTGTTGCGTCAGTTCTACTTCATCTGGCACAAGCAGAAATACCAGACCTCGGCCATGCGCGAGTTTCTTGAACTGTGCCGCAGCTTCACCGCAGGCGTACGGCGCAGTGATGAAATCGTCCTGCCGCCGATCGCCTGAGCGCTAGCCCAGCAGGATCACGCCCCACACCACGGCCACCATGCTCATGGCCACCAGTTGCGCGGCGCTGCCCATGTCCTTGGCGTTCTTCGACAAGGGGTGACGCTCCAGGGAGATACGGTCGATGGCCGCCTCGACTGCAGAGTTCAACAACTCCACGATCAGCCCCAGCAAGCACACGGCAATGAGAACTGCCCGCTCCACGCGGCTGACCGGCAACCAGAAAGCCGTTGGGATCAGCAATACATTGAGCAGCACCAGCTGGCGGAAGGCGGCCTCGCCCTTGAAGGCAGTGCGCAGGCCATCCAGCGAGTAGCCGGCAGCGTTGAAGATGCGTTTGAGGCCGGTCTGGCCCTTGAATGGCGACATGGGTGCGTCACTTCACCGTAGAAAGGCCTGAAGGCTAGTTCAGTTCGAGTCAAAAAAGCGTGAACGTTCGGGTACTTAGCTACCCGAAACCGATTCAAGTTGTTGCAACAACAACGCCGCCTGGGTTCGCGTGCGCACACCGAGCTTGCGGAAGATCGCCGTCACGTGGGCCTTGATGGTCGCTTCCGAGACATTCAACTCGTAGGCGATCTGCTTGTTCAACAGACCTTCACAGACCATGGTCAGCACACGGAACTGCTGGGGCGTTAGGCTTGCCAGGCCTTCGCTGGCGGCCTTGGCTTCGGCCGATACATCGACCTTTTCGAACGCCTGCGGCGGCCACCAGACATCGCCATCGAGCACGTTGCGCACCGCCTCCTGGATCTTGCTCAACTCGCTGGACTTGGGGATGAAACCACTAGCGCCGAACTCGCGGGACTTCACCACGACCGCTGCATCCTCCTGGGCCGAGACCATCACCACCGGGATCTGCGGGTACTGCCCGCGCAACAGGACCAGGCCAGAGAAACCATAGGCACCGGGCATGTTAAGGTCCAGCAGGACCAGGTCCCAGTCGGATTTCTCGGTCAGGCTGGTTTCCAGTTCGGCGATGCTTGCAACCTCGACCAGGCGCACATCCGCGCCCAGGCCGAGGGTAACGGCCTGGCGCAGTGCGCTACGGAACAACGGGTGGTCATCGGCAATCAGGATTTCGTATGTGGCCATCGATCTAGGGATCCTGTTCTGTGCCAGGCACGGGGGTACGGAATACGCCTGGCGGGCAACTCAAGGCACGAGCGGCAAGGCCGCCGGCCGGGATGGCACGGCGAAGTCCGGGGATAACGGCAGCTTCGTAATGCCTGAAGCGGCGCCAAGGATGCCGAGCACGCCCCGGGTGGTCAAGCCAATTGCCCGGTCGTCCCCGCCTACCCTGGCTGCCAGCCCCGACAGTATGAACCAATCGGCCGCGCCTGCCCCTTGGACTATAGGAAGGTATGCAAACGCCGATGCACCTCGTCATGCGCGTCCAGCGGCAAGCGGCGCTTGCCGCTGAGGTAGTGCAGGCTGAACACATCCAGGTAGGCGTCCAGGGCCTGGGAGGCTTGGTTGTCGCCGGCCAGGTCCAGGCACATGGCTGCCACTTCCGCGGTGCAGAAATGGTCGTCGCGCTTAGAGCGGCGCAAGCGATAGCGCGACATTTGCTCGGCCTCCAGGCTCAACACTGGGAAACGGTCCAGGTAGGGGCTCTTGCGGAACATCTTGCGCGCTTCGGTCCAGGTGGCGTCGAGCAGGATGAACAAAGGCCGCTTGCCCGGCTCACGCACGACCTCATTGACCACCCGCTCCTCGGCTACGAACTCGCCAGGGAAGACGATATACGGCTGCCACTGCGGATGCTCCAGCAATGCCAGCAGCCCTTCATCAACCGAGGTGCGGAGCCAGCCGAAGGCCGAGGTATCCTCGATCAGGTCGGCAATCAACCAGCCGGTGTTGGTCGGTTTCAGTGGCTCGGTGTCATGCATCAGCAGGCACACGCCGGACTCGGCCTGTACCCGCGGTTTCCAGGCGCACAGGCAATGGGTGGCGATCACCCGGCAATCCGGGCAGCGTTCAGCCCGGGAACCACGGGCGACAAAAGGTTTGATACTGCGCGCCAGGCGCTCGGCGCGCAGCCGCGCTACCGCGTGGCTCATGGCTGCAGACCTTGGTATTGAGAGGGGACGAACACGGGTACGACTCGGCGGGTAACAAAGCGCCAGTCTACCAGACGGTGTGTCATTTGCCGTGCAGCCGTGCCAAGGGCTCCTTTATAATTGCAGCCTTTGGCGGCCGGGAAACCCTACGGTTCCATGGAACGCCGCCCGCCGGCGCAGGTCAAAGCGCCAGTCATCGAACCAGGAGAGATCCATGCTGCGTGTTATTGCCCCGACCCTGAGCCTGCTGCTCGCCCTGCCCCTGGCTGCCCAGGCGGCCTCCAAGCAGGAATACGAGCTGACCCAGATGCTGGAGAAGGTCGCCAAGGAAAGCAGCGTCGGTACCCCACGGGCCATCAACGAAGACATCCTCGACCAGGGCTACACCGTCGAGAAGGGCAAGGCCCTGGTCAATCACCTGAGCGTGCGCGAGAGTCACGCTGAGCGCATGAGCGCCAACCCACAGCAGGTTCGCAGCCAACTCGGCGACAGTGTCTGCCGCAACAATGGCTACCGCCAGCTGATGTCCAAGGGCGCCGTACTGGTTTACCGCTTTACCGTCTATAAGACCAACAAGCCGGTCATGGACCAGGCCTTCGATGCCGCCAGCTGCGCAGCAGGTAACAAGAAGAAGTGATTCAGGCGGTCTGATCACTGTGGCTGGCGCGTAGCGGCTGCTCATCGGCGCGCAGCTCCGCCAGCAACGCCTGCACATAGCGCGAATGGGGCTCGGTGCCCTGCAGACGGCGCAGGCACTCACCCTCCAGGCTCAGATGATGAGCCCGGGCTTCTCGCGCCAAGCACTGCAACAATTGCCCGTCCACCTCGATCACCAGCCGATGCATACGGCACCTCCCCGCATCGCGTACAACAGCCCCTCCAGTAAACCAAAGCCCCTGCCAGGTGGACTGCGAGCCGACCGACGGCCTGTTCACGCCCGGGGCGGCACGAAGCCATGCCAGCGTCTAGATTGAAAGCGAGTACCCGACAACCACAACAAGATGGACTTGCCACTGCAACATGGCCTTGAAGGCCTACTGCAATGCCCGAGGCGCACACTCGGGCCACAGCAGCCAGCGACACACGCAGTGTCGCGGCCGGGACACTGTCTTGATCCGGTCAGAGGTTTTGCTGCAGAAGGAGACGTTGAATGCCCTACCAAACGAACGAACGCCTGTTCAACCATTTCAGGGACAACGGTATTGACCTGAGCCACATCGACACACAGTTGCAATTGGTCGCGCCGAACAGCCCCAATCTGCCGCTGTACCGCGACATGATGCTGACCATCCTGCGCATGGCCCACGACGACAGTAACCGCTGGAATGCCAAGATCACCCTGCAGGCCCTGCGCGAACTCGATCATTCGTTCCGCATGCTGGAGCGTTATAAAGGGCGGCGCAAAGTTACCGTGTTCGGCTCGGCACGTACCCCGCTCGAACACCCGATGTATGCCCTGGCTCGAGAGTTGGGGGCGACCCTGGCGCGCTCGGACCTGATGGTCATCACCGGCGCCGGGGGCGGCATCATGGCCGCCGCCCATGAAGGCGCGGGCACAGAGCATAGCCTGGGGTTCAACATCACTCTGCCCTTCGAACAACATGCCAACGCCACGGTCGACGGCACCGACAAGCTGCTGTCATTCCATTTCTTCTTCATTCGCAAGCTGTTCTTCGTCAAGGAAGCCGATGCCCTGGTGCTATGCCCTGGCGGGTTCGGCACCCTCGACGAAGCCCTTGAAGTGCTCACGCTCATCCAGACCGGCAAGAGCCCGCTGGTGCCCGTAGTGCTGCTGGACTCGCCCGGCGGCAGCTTCTGGCGGGACTGTCTCGAATTCATCAGCAAACAGCTGGAAGAGAACCGCTACATCCTGCCCAGCGACCTGAAGCTGCTGCGCCTGGTGCACAGCGCCGATGAGGCAGTGGAGGAAATCAACCAGTTCTACAGCAACTACCACTCCAGCCGCTGGCTGAAGAATCAATTCGTGATTCGCATGCTCCACCGCCTGAGCGAAGGGGCGCTGCATGACATCGAGGAAGGGTTCGCCGACCTGCGCCTGAGCGGCAGGTTCCATCAGCAAGCGGACAGTGGAGCCGAGCATGAGGAAGGCAGTTTCAGCCACCTGACGCGCCTGACCTTCGCCTTCAATGGTCGCGACCAGGGGCGCCTGCGTGAGCTGGTGGACTTCATCAACCTGCCGGAAAACTGGGCCAAGCCCCAGCCAATGCACACCACGCAGCGAGCACGGGAAGCCCTGAAAGTCAGTTGAACGCAAAATGGCCCGCAGGGCTGCCCGGCTCATGGGCAGCCCTGAGGGCCATCAGTCGTAGAGGTCGCGGCCGCTGAGCAGGCGCCCGATCATCTCCATGGAAAAACCACGGTAGGCGAGAAAACGGGTCTGCTGAGCACGGCTGCGTGGATCTTGCGGGCGTTGTCCGGCGAACTTGCGCTGCCAGACATCTTCCAACCGGGCCGGCCAGTCCACGTTGCTGTCGCGCAGTGCCTGGTCGATATCCCCACGGTCGAGGCCGCGCTGGCCAAGCTCCTCGCGAATACGCGCGGGGCCATAACCGGCACTGGAACGATAACGGATAAAACTTTCGAGATAGCGGGCTTCACTGAGCAGCCCTTCTTCGGCGAGCCGATCGAGCGCGGGCTCGATCAGCTCATCCGAAGCGCCGCGCTGACGCAACTTGCGGGTCAGCTCGACGCGACCATGCTCGCGACGTGCGAGTAGGTCCATGGCAGTCCGCCGAACGGCGACGGGGGTGTCGAGTACGACGGACATGGTGCAAATCAATAGCCGGCGTCGGCGTCTGCCATGTCATCGGCATCGGCTTCAGCGGCGGCAGCCTTGGCAGCTGCGGCTACAGCGCCGGACGTCAACAGCTTCTCGCGGATCTGCTTCTCGATCTCGGCGCCAATAGCCGGGTTCTCTTGCAGATACTTGGCGGCGTTGGCCTTGCCCTGACCGATCTTGTTGCCCTGGTAGCTGTACCAGGCACCGGATTTTTCCACCAGGCCTTGAGCCACGCCCAGGTCGATGATCTCGCCGTTGCGGTAGATGCCCTTGCCGTAGAGGATCTGGAACTCGGCCTGACGGAACGGTGGCGAGACCTTGTTCTTGACGATCTTGACGCGGGTTTCGCTACCGACCACCTCGTCGCCTTCCTTGACCGCGCCGGTACGGCGAATGTCCAGGCGGACCGAAGCGTAGAACTTCAGGGCGTTACCACCGGTGGTGGTTTCCGGGCTACCGAACATCACGCCGATCTTCATGCGGATCTGGTTGATGAAGATAACCAGGCAGTTGGCGTTCTTGATGTTGCCGGTGATCTTGCGCAGCGCCTGGGACATCAGGCGGGCCTGCAGGCCGACGTGCATGTCGCCCATCTCGCCTTCGATCTCGGCCTTCGGTACCAGGGCGGCCACGGAGTCGACGATGATCACGTCGACCGCGTTGGAGCGCACCAGCATGTCGGTGATTTCCAGGGCTTGCTCGCCGGTGTCCGGTTGGGAGACCAGCAGGTCATCGACGTTGACGCCCAGTTTGCCGGCGTATTCAGGGTCGAGGGCGTGTTCGGCGTCGACGAAGGCGCAGGTGGCGCCGTTCTTCTGGGCTTCGGCAATGACCGACAGCGTCAGCGTGGTTTTACCGGAGGATTCCGGGCCGTAGATCTCGACGATACGGCCCTTGGGCAGGCCGCCGATGCCGAGGGCGATGTCCAGGCCCAGGGAACCGGTGGAGATGGCCGGGATGGCCTGGCGCTCGTGATCGCCCATGCGCATGACGGCGCCCTTGCCGAATTGGCGTTCGATTTGACCCAGGGCCGCAGCCAAGGCGCGCTTCTTGTTGTCGTCCATTGAAATCCTCACGTGATCGACTTGGCCCTGATGGCCGGAACAACTGTATAAGTAGCCAGTATTATTCCACAGGGATTCGTTTCCGCAAACCCCCACCGGGCGATTTACTCCGCGCCAAGCTGTAACAAGCCGTCTAGTGCGGCGCTCACCGTCTGTCGGCGCACCGCTTCGCGGTCGCCGTCGAAGTGGCGGCGCTCGCTGATCACGTGCCCGCCGTCGGCCCAGGCCAGCCATACCGTGCCCACCGGTTTCGCCGGCGAGCCACCGTCGGGCCCGGCCACGCCGCTGACCGCTACGGCGAAGCGCGCGCCACTGGTCGCCTGGGCACCGCGCACCATTGCCTCGACCACCTCCTGGCTGACCGCCCCTACCTGAGTGAAGAGCGACTCGGGCACCCCTAGCTGACGAGTCTTCTGGGCGTTGGAGTAAGTGACATAGCCGGCCTCGAACCAGGCCGAACTGCCGGGGACACGGGTAATAGCTTCGGCGATACCGCCACCCGTGCAAGATTCGGCGGTGGTCACCTGGGCATTCAAGCGCCGCAGGTGCTCGCCCAGGCGGGTGGAAAGTACGGTGATCGGGTCCATGGCGAACTCCTGGCAAGAAGACGTCCTACCCTACCACCCTTCACCGCGCCAGCGCCCGCACATAAGCCTGGCAGGCGCGCAGGGCGATCAGTCCGCGGTCGCCGTCGTCGGTGATGGCGACAATTCGTCGAGCATGCGCCGGGTCAAGTCGGGCGCGTACGGCGCCATGATCCACGCCGCCGGTGGCGGGGGTGGCAGGCACTGCGGCGCAGCCGGTGTCGCGCTCGACCAGGACCGACAGCCGAAGATCGGCAGTAGCAAGGCGATCACGCAGGCGAGCCTGAGTCTGTTGGGCATCGGAAAGCTCCTGGAAATGGCGGGTTTCACTGCTGTGCAGGCGTTGCTCGAGCGACTGGCGCCGGTCGCGCTCGGCGAGCAGTTGCTCATTGACGGCCTCGACCTGCTCGACCTTCTGCTGCGCCTGCAACGCTTCGGACTCGGCGAGCACCCGCTCGTAGCGCCAGCCCTGGACCTGCCAGGCCAGCACCGCGGATGACAGCATCAGCACGGCGCACAAGCCGATTTGCAGGCGGCTCAACACAGCACCTCACGGGCCCGCTCCCAGATCTCCTGGCGGTCGGCCAGGCCATTCAAGCCGCCGTTGATATGCCGGGTGATGCGGTTGAACTCGCCACGATCAGCCAAGGCATTGAGCCCGCGCGAGTGCCAGAACCAGGCCGCCGATGCACAGGCCCAGCGCGGCTGTTCGAGCATCTGTGGTTGCGCCAGCAAGCGTTCGTCGCCAAACAGCGCCCGGCTGCAGGCCTGATAGTTGTTGCGGCCGGTCACCTGGATCAAGCCGCGCCCGCAGTAGAGCTGGCCATCGCCATCGGCCTCGGGCGTGTTGCCCAGCCGCAGGGCCAGGCTGCCGGTGTCGTAGCGAGCCAGGTAGCGGTCGCCACCGAGCTCCTTGACATAGCGCAGTTGGCCGGACTCGTGCCCGACCTGGGCGAGGAATGCGGCCACGCGCTTGGGGTGGTCGATTTCCCAGTGCTCCATGGCCTCGTTGAGCGTCGGCAGGAAAATCGCGGCACGCTGGCCGGCCAGGGGATAGATCTGTTTGAGCTGCTGTTCAGTGAGCGGCATCGGTGTGTTCTCCATTGCAGTCTGATCGAACGGCGGCCAGTGCCGCCAACGGCTCGCTCAATGGCGATGGCTCGAAGCGCGCGGCTTTCACATGATTCAGGGTGCGGCACCGGCCGCACTTGATCTGGAGCTCGGAAGCGGAAGTGATGCGGGCCAGTAGCTTTCGGCACTGGCCGCAGCGCAAGTCGATGAACATAGAGAAGATCCTGACAAGCTGATTTCACGTTCAAAAGATGGGAAAGGGCGACTTTCCGAAGTAGCACCTCCATTGCGGCCGACTATAGGAAAGCGCCCACGCCAACCGGCACCGGGAAACCTTCTCCATGCACCCAGTGGCACCCGCGCTCAGGCCT includes the following:
- a CDS encoding rRNA pseudouridine synthase, whose amino-acid sequence is MSEPIRLSKRLIEQLGCSRREAELYIEGGWVTVDGVVVEQPQFKVADQRVELLPGARAETLEPVTLLLNQQAGQDTTAAQASMTLASLSEAHREGVRPLHGHFARQACVAPLLPGATGLQLFTQDWRVTRKLDADLRRMEQEYIVQVSGQAKPGALERLARGVERKGVELPRAKASWQNEQHLRMVLKNPQPGLIEQLCETAGLKVLAMRRIRLGGVSMGKLVPGQWRYLAATERF
- a CDS encoding DUF1456 family protein, producing the protein MNHNDVLRSLRYMLKANDQKMAEIIKLSGLEVTAEAIAGYVKKEEEPGFVRCPEKVMAHFLDGLVIHRRGRDDSRAPQPIEVPVTNNTVLKKLRVAFELKEDDLHAVLKSVNFPVSKPELSALFRKVGHDNYRPCGDQLLRNFLKGLTLRVRG
- the tsaA gene encoding tRNA (N6-threonylcarbamoyladenosine(37)-N6)-methyltransferase TrmO gives rise to the protein MQYTVSPVGIVRSCFKEKFAIPRQPQLAPAARGVLELLPPFDNGDAVAGLEQVSHVWLLFLFHEALEDKPRLKVRPPRLGGNKSMGVFATRATHRPNGIGQSVVRLEGVEPGRLLLSGIDLLDGTPVLDIKPYVPYADSIAGASNLMANDAPGAIAVEWSESALPQAHDQAQRLQEPLVALIEQCLAQDPRPAYQVPPAERIYGVKFWDVQVRWHYPQPDRIRVLEVVREG
- the fpr gene encoding ferredoxin-NADP reductase; translation: MSNMNHERVLSVHHWNDTLFSFKCTRDPGLRFENGQFVMIGLQQDSGRPLMRAYSIASPNWEEHLEFFSIKVPDGPLTSQLQHLKEGDEIIISKKPTGTLVLDDLNPGKHLYLLSTGTGLAPFMSVIQDPETYERFEKVILVHGVRYVNEVAYREFITEHLPQNEFFGESVRDKLIYYPTVTREPFENQGRLTDLMRSGKLFSDIGLPPINPQDDRAMICGSPSMLDETSEVLDSFGLKISPRMREPGDYLIERAFVEK
- a CDS encoding LysR family transcriptional regulator, with protein sequence MRFTLRQLQVFVAVAQHQSVSRAAGVLALSQSAASTSITELERQSSCQLFDRAGKRLSLNALGHQLLPQAVALLDQAKEIEDLLNGKSGFGSLAVGATLTIGNYLATLLIGSFMQVHPESQVKLHVQNTAHIVHQVAHYEIDLGLIEGDCHHPDLEVQPWVEDELVVFCAPQHPLAKVGHADMAQLANEAWILREQGSGTRLTFDQAMRHHRANLNIRLELEHTEAIKRAVESGLGIGCISRLALRDAFRRGSLVPVETPALDLLRQFYFIWHKQKYQTSAMREFLELCRSFTAGVRRSDEIVLPPIA
- a CDS encoding diacylglycerol kinase; the protein is MSPFKGQTGLKRIFNAAGYSLDGLRTAFKGEAAFRQLVLLNVLLIPTAFWLPVSRVERAVLIAVCLLGLIVELLNSAVEAAIDRISLERHPLSKNAKDMGSAAQLVAMSMVAVVWGVILLG
- the erdR gene encoding response regulator transcription factor ErdR — protein: MATYEILIADDHPLFRSALRQAVTLGLGADVRLVEVASIAELETSLTEKSDWDLVLLDLNMPGAYGFSGLVLLRGQYPQIPVVMVSAQEDAAVVVKSREFGASGFIPKSSELSKIQEAVRNVLDGDVWWPPQAFEKVDVSAEAKAASEGLASLTPQQFRVLTMVCEGLLNKQIAYELNVSEATIKAHVTAIFRKLGVRTRTQAALLLQQLESVSGS
- a CDS encoding tRNA-uridine aminocarboxypropyltransferase, with the translated sequence MSHAVARLRAERLARSIKPFVARGSRAERCPDCRVIATHCLCAWKPRVQAESGVCLLMHDTEPLKPTNTGWLIADLIEDTSAFGWLRTSVDEGLLALLEHPQWQPYIVFPGEFVAEERVVNEVVREPGKRPLFILLDATWTEARKMFRKSPYLDRFPVLSLEAEQMSRYRLRRSKRDDHFCTAEVAAMCLDLAGDNQASQALDAYLDVFSLHYLSGKRRLPLDAHDEVHRRLHTFL
- a CDS encoding quorum-sensing-regulated virulence factor family protein, translating into MLRVIAPTLSLLLALPLAAQAASKQEYELTQMLEKVAKESSVGTPRAINEDILDQGYTVEKGKALVNHLSVRESHAERMSANPQQVRSQLGDSVCRNNGYRQLMSKGAVLVYRFTVYKTNKPVMDQAFDAASCAAGNKKK
- a CDS encoding TIGR00730 family Rossman fold protein, whose translation is MPYQTNERLFNHFRDNGIDLSHIDTQLQLVAPNSPNLPLYRDMMLTILRMAHDDSNRWNAKITLQALRELDHSFRMLERYKGRRKVTVFGSARTPLEHPMYALARELGATLARSDLMVITGAGGGIMAAAHEGAGTEHSLGFNITLPFEQHANATVDGTDKLLSFHFFFIRKLFFVKEADALVLCPGGFGTLDEALEVLTLIQTGKSPLVPVVLLDSPGGSFWRDCLEFISKQLEENRYILPSDLKLLRLVHSADEAVEEINQFYSNYHSSRWLKNQFVIRMLHRLSEGALHDIEEGFADLRLSGRFHQQADSGAEHEEGSFSHLTRLTFAFNGRDQGRLRELVDFINLPENWAKPQPMHTTQRAREALKVS
- the recX gene encoding recombination regulator RecX; this translates as MSVVLDTPVAVRRTAMDLLARREHGRVELTRKLRQRGASDELIEPALDRLAEEGLLSEARYLESFIRYRSSAGYGPARIREELGQRGLDRGDIDQALRDSNVDWPARLEDVWQRKFAGQRPQDPRSRAQQTRFLAYRGFSMEMIGRLLSGRDLYD
- the recA gene encoding recombinase RecA encodes the protein MDDNKKRALAAALGQIERQFGKGAVMRMGDHERQAIPAISTGSLGLDIALGIGGLPKGRIVEIYGPESSGKTTLTLSVIAEAQKNGATCAFVDAEHALDPEYAGKLGVNVDDLLVSQPDTGEQALEITDMLVRSNAVDVIIVDSVAALVPKAEIEGEMGDMHVGLQARLMSQALRKITGNIKNANCLVIFINQIRMKIGVMFGSPETTTGGNALKFYASVRLDIRRTGAVKEGDEVVGSETRVKIVKNKVSPPFRQAEFQILYGKGIYRNGEIIDLGVAQGLVEKSGAWYSYQGNKIGQGKANAAKYLQENPAIGAEIEKQIREKLLTSGAVAAAAKAAAAEADADDMADADAGY
- a CDS encoding CinA family protein; this translates as MDPITVLSTRLGEHLRRLNAQVTTAESCTGGGIAEAITRVPGSSAWFEAGYVTYSNAQKTRQLGVPESLFTQVGAVSQEVVEAMVRGAQATSGARFAVAVSGVAGPDGGSPAKPVGTVWLAWADGGHVISERRHFDGDREAVRRQTVSAALDGLLQLGAE
- a CDS encoding lysis protein; amino-acid sequence: MLSRLQIGLCAVLMLSSAVLAWQVQGWRYERVLAESEALQAQQKVEQVEAVNEQLLAERDRRQSLEQRLHSSETRHFQELSDAQQTQARLRDRLATADLRLSVLVERDTGCAAVPATPATGGVDHGAVRARLDPAHARRIVAITDDGDRGLIALRACQAYVRALAR
- a CDS encoding glycoside hydrolase family 19 protein, giving the protein MPLTEQQLKQIYPLAGQRAAIFLPTLNEAMEHWEIDHPKRVAAFLAQVGHESGQLRYVKELGGDRYLARYDTGSLALRLGNTPEADGDGQLYCGRGLIQVTGRNNYQACSRALFGDERLLAQPQMLEQPRWACASAAWFWHSRGLNALADRGEFNRITRHINGGLNGLADRQEIWERAREVLC
- a CDS encoding zinc finger domain-containing protein, with the translated sequence MFIDLRCGQCRKLLARITSASELQIKCGRCRTLNHVKAARFEPSPLSEPLAALAAVRSDCNGEHTDAAH